A stretch of the Snodgrassella alvi genome encodes the following:
- a CDS encoding uracil-xanthine permease family protein, giving the protein MVLVPLLTGLNPALALMGAGVGTLLFQICTKRKVPIYLGSSFAFIAPIIYAMQEWGLGSTMFGLFAAGFMYFVFAALIKWRGLASVHRLLPPVVIGPVIMVIGLSVAMVACNMAMGKSGDKQVVDYAHSLFLSGFTFAVTVIVTVFGSKMMRLIPILIGVAAGYIMALLTGMVDTSAMAAAPWFAVPHFATPQVNWQAALFMLPVAIAPAIEHIGGIMAIGKVTGNDYVKDPGLHRTLAGDGLGVCIAGLIGGPPVTTYGEVTGAVMITKNSNPVIMTWAAVFAILMAFFGKFNAFLSSIPLPVMGGIMLLLFGTIASLGLKTLIDAKVDLMQPRNLVIVSSVLIVGVGGMVVKIGSMAFAGVGLCALLAIVLNLLLPAGTTVQAE; this is encoded by the coding sequence ATGGTTCTGGTGCCGTTGTTAACAGGGCTAAATCCAGCTCTGGCGCTGATGGGTGCGGGTGTAGGCACATTATTATTTCAGATTTGTACTAAACGTAAGGTGCCGATATATCTGGGCTCTTCGTTTGCATTTATTGCCCCGATTATATATGCCATGCAGGAATGGGGTTTGGGTTCGACTATGTTTGGCCTGTTCGCTGCTGGCTTTATGTATTTTGTCTTTGCTGCACTGATTAAGTGGCGCGGGCTGGCTTCGGTGCACCGTTTGCTGCCGCCGGTGGTTATTGGTCCGGTGATTATGGTAATTGGGCTTTCTGTGGCGATGGTAGCCTGTAATATGGCTATGGGTAAGTCCGGTGATAAACAAGTTGTGGATTATGCGCATTCGCTGTTTTTGTCGGGTTTTACTTTTGCGGTAACAGTAATTGTGACGGTATTCGGCAGTAAGATGATGCGTTTGATTCCGATTCTGATAGGTGTGGCAGCCGGTTATATAATGGCATTGCTAACCGGAATGGTGGATACCAGTGCTATGGCTGCGGCGCCGTGGTTTGCTGTTCCCCATTTTGCTACTCCGCAAGTTAATTGGCAGGCTGCGCTGTTTATGCTGCCGGTAGCGATTGCGCCGGCTATTGAGCACATTGGCGGAATTATGGCTATTGGTAAGGTGACGGGTAATGATTATGTGAAAGACCCTGGGTTACATCGAACTTTAGCTGGAGATGGTTTGGGTGTGTGTATTGCCGGTTTAATCGGCGGCCCTCCGGTAACAACCTACGGTGAAGTTACCGGTGCAGTGATGATTACCAAGAATAGTAATCCGGTAATTATGACATGGGCAGCTGTGTTTGCGATTTTAATGGCCTTTTTTGGCAAATTTAATGCTTTTCTGAGCTCAATTCCGTTGCCTGTAATGGGCGGTATCATGTTGCTACTATTTGGCACGATTGCTTCTCTGGGGCTAAAAACGCTGATTGATGCTAAAGTGGATTTAATGCAACCGCGTAATCTGGTGATTGTGAGTTCTGTTTTGATTGTGGGTGTTGGTGGCATGGTTGTGAAAATCGGTTCCATGGCTTTTGCTGGTGTAGGACTATGTGCTTTACTGGCAATAGTGCTGAATTTACTGCTTCCAGCCGGAACAACCGTTCAAGCAGAATAA
- a CDS encoding cold-shock protein: protein MATGIVKWFNDAKGFGFITPDEGGEDLFAHFSAINMNGFKTLKEGQRVSFDVTTGPKGKQAANIQAA from the coding sequence ATGGCAACTGGTATTGTTAAGTGGTTTAACGACGCTAAAGGTTTTGGTTTTATTACACCTGATGAAGGTGGTGAAGATTTGTTTGCTCATTTCTCTGCAATCAATATGAACGGCTTCAAAACCTTGAAAGAAGGTCAACGCGTATCTTTTGACGTGACCACCGGTCCAAAAGGTAAACAAGCGGCCAACATTCAGGCAGCTTAA
- the panC gene encoding pantoate--beta-alanine ligase, translated as MHIFHTITELRSWRKQVKRVALVPTMGNLHAGHLALVRTAKAHADAVVVSIFVNRIQFGVGEDFDLYPRTLAEDVEKLTKAGADVVFAPSEKELYPNGTQQYFVEPPAIQNELCGRSRPGHFRGVATIVTKLFNIVQPDVACFGKKDYQQLAVIKGMVQDLNVDIDIIPVEIERADSGLALSSRNGYLTIEQREQAAQLSAQLRTMAEAMRRGNRQFAALENSAATYLQQHGWQVDYIEVRHAQTLTKAQISDKNLVIVAAAILGTTRLIDNLEVQLEHE; from the coding sequence ATGCATATATTTCATACCATTACTGAACTGCGGTCATGGCGCAAGCAAGTGAAAAGGGTGGCTCTGGTGCCGACAATGGGAAACTTGCATGCCGGTCACCTGGCTTTGGTGCGTACTGCCAAAGCACACGCTGATGCGGTAGTGGTAAGCATATTTGTTAATCGCATTCAGTTTGGAGTGGGCGAAGATTTTGATCTGTATCCGCGGACATTGGCTGAGGATGTGGAAAAGCTGACTAAGGCCGGTGCTGATGTGGTGTTTGCGCCGTCAGAAAAAGAATTGTATCCGAATGGAACGCAGCAATATTTTGTTGAACCGCCGGCTATTCAGAATGAGCTCTGCGGCCGTAGTCGTCCGGGCCATTTTCGAGGGGTGGCCACAATTGTGACAAAGCTCTTTAATATTGTGCAGCCGGATGTGGCGTGTTTTGGTAAAAAGGATTATCAACAACTGGCGGTAATAAAGGGAATGGTGCAGGATCTGAATGTGGATATTGACATTATTCCGGTTGAAATTGAGCGTGCTGATAGTGGTTTGGCTTTGTCTAGCCGTAATGGTTATCTGACAATTGAACAACGTGAACAAGCAGCGCAGCTATCGGCGCAGTTGCGGACTATGGCTGAAGCAATGCGAAGAGGAAATCGGCAATTCGCTGCTTTAGAAAATAGTGCAGCAACCTATTTGCAACAGCATGGCTGGCAAGTGGATTATATTGAAGTCAGACACGCACAAACGCTGACAAAAGCTCAGATTTCTGATAAAAATCTGGTAATTGTTGCGGCTGCTATACTGGGGACGACGCGTCTAATTGATAATTTAGAAGTGCAGTTGGAGCACGAATAA
- a CDS encoding transporter substrate-binding domain-containing protein, whose protein sequence is MKIKYWLTAVAACSALLLSACGGSNSNSASAPAQPNADKTFIVGTNAEFAPFESRTADGSLTGFDIDLLNAMAKAGNFKVQFKDQPWDGLFASLNNGDLDIVASGVTITDERKQSMLFSDPYFDISMMVLTPKAKTFHSLAELNNMHRVAVATGQTGDLAVQKVLGAQSTKIARFDSVPLAIKELENGGVEAMVSDGAVISNYVKANGADKFTINKVPEFGVDHYGFVVRKGDTATVEKLNDALKKIRASGEYDKIYAKYFSN, encoded by the coding sequence ATGAAAATAAAATACTGGCTGACCGCTGTAGCCGCGTGTTCTGCACTGCTACTATCTGCCTGTGGTGGCAGCAACAGCAATTCTGCTTCTGCGCCTGCTCAGCCCAATGCAGATAAAACCTTTATAGTTGGCACCAATGCCGAATTTGCACCTTTTGAATCCCGCACAGCCGACGGTTCGCTCACCGGTTTTGATATTGATTTGCTCAACGCCATGGCCAAAGCTGGCAATTTCAAAGTACAGTTTAAAGATCAGCCATGGGATGGACTATTTGCTAGCCTCAATAACGGCGATCTAGACATTGTGGCTTCCGGTGTGACCATCACTGATGAGCGTAAACAAAGTATGCTATTTAGTGACCCGTATTTTGATATTTCTATGATGGTACTTACACCAAAAGCCAAAACATTCCATTCGCTGGCTGAATTAAATAATATGCATCGTGTAGCCGTAGCCACAGGCCAAACTGGTGATTTGGCAGTACAAAAAGTATTGGGTGCGCAAAGCACAAAAATTGCCCGTTTTGACAGCGTGCCCCTGGCCATCAAAGAGCTTGAAAATGGTGGTGTAGAAGCCATGGTATCCGATGGTGCCGTAATCAGTAATTATGTTAAAGCCAACGGTGCTGATAAATTCACCATTAATAAGGTACCCGAATTCGGTGTTGACCATTACGGCTTTGTGGTTCGCAAAGGCGATACAGCCACTGTGGAGAAACTGAATGATGCACTGAAAAAAATCCGCGCTAGTGGCGAATATGACAAAATATATGCAAAATACTTTTCCAACTAA
- a CDS encoding 2Fe-2S iron-sulfur cluster-binding protein, which produces MSYQITVLPAGETFQAPEGTSLLQAAIDQGIMLPHACKSGCCGACKAQLVKGQTTEINPQSALNSNDTNQQDILLCCQSAKTDLTLYLPNYNGHSAQPVQTLTARIEDIRYCGHTAILSLKLAQRKPFHFTAGQYIDIVLSDNQRRSYSIAGFDTNRRQLIIHVRRHHGGVFSEQLFDGRLRPKDILHFHGPLGNFQLNSQQKPLIMLASGTGIAPIEAMLETLKQQQFQLPVSIYWGMAAEENLYDAAVLDKLCSELAQAQWSAVLSHPSASWKGARGYVQHAALAAHPDMNKYEVYACGHPQMIHQAKNLFTNQAGLPEDAFFADNFTPAV; this is translated from the coding sequence ATGAGTTATCAAATAACGGTTTTACCAGCCGGTGAAACTTTTCAGGCACCAGAGGGAACATCACTGCTACAGGCAGCAATCGATCAGGGGATCATGCTGCCGCATGCGTGTAAAAGCGGCTGCTGCGGAGCGTGCAAAGCTCAGCTAGTCAAGGGTCAAACTACTGAAATCAACCCACAGTCTGCCCTGAACAGTAATGACACAAATCAGCAGGATATATTACTGTGCTGCCAAAGTGCCAAAACAGACCTAACTCTATATTTGCCCAACTATAATGGCCATTCAGCACAACCAGTACAAACGCTGACTGCACGAATTGAAGATATTCGCTATTGTGGCCATACTGCCATCCTATCGCTGAAGCTGGCACAGCGAAAACCCTTTCATTTCACTGCCGGCCAGTATATCGATATTGTGCTATCCGATAATCAGCGCCGTAGTTATTCGATAGCGGGTTTTGACACAAACCGCCGGCAGTTAATTATCCATGTACGACGTCACCATGGTGGCGTCTTTTCCGAACAACTCTTTGATGGCCGCTTGCGCCCGAAAGACATTCTGCATTTTCACGGGCCACTGGGCAATTTTCAGTTAAACAGCCAGCAAAAACCACTTATTATGTTGGCCTCCGGTACCGGTATTGCACCGATTGAAGCCATGCTGGAAACACTGAAACAACAGCAATTTCAACTACCGGTATCAATATACTGGGGTATGGCAGCAGAAGAAAATTTGTATGATGCTGCCGTGCTGGATAAGCTTTGTTCTGAGTTAGCACAGGCACAGTGGTCAGCAGTATTGTCGCATCCATCAGCATCATGGAAAGGTGCACGTGGCTATGTTCAACATGCGGCACTGGCTGCTCATCCGGATATGAATAAATATGAAGTGTATGCATGCGGCCATCCGCAAATGATACATCAGGCCAAAAATTTATTTACAAATCAGGCTGGATTGCCTGAAGACGCATTTTTTGCAGATAACTTCACCCCGGCTGTCTGA
- the clpS gene encoding ATP-dependent Clp protease adapter ClpS gives MSNTRTQTVSQNQESMLKPPKRYKVVLLNDDYTPMDFVVTVLMEVFHLPHTQAIAIMLMVHESGRGVCGVFQKDIAETKCNQVLERAEAAGFPLRCLTEEE, from the coding sequence ATGTCAAATACTAGAACACAAACTGTTAGCCAGAATCAGGAAAGCATGTTAAAGCCACCGAAGCGCTATAAAGTGGTATTGTTGAATGATGATTACACACCGATGGATTTTGTGGTAACTGTACTCATGGAAGTGTTTCATTTGCCACATACTCAGGCGATTGCCATTATGCTGATGGTGCATGAGTCTGGACGCGGTGTGTGTGGGGTGTTTCAGAAGGATATTGCCGAAACCAAATGCAATCAGGTGCTTGAACGTGCCGAAGCTGCTGGCTTTCCTTTGCGGTGTCTGACTGAAGAAGAATGA
- the clpA gene encoding ATP-dependent Clp protease ATP-binding subunit ClpA, with amino-acid sequence MISAQLEKILQYVYAEARNHAFEFIGVEHLLLGLLQQSEDVSGVLRAVGVDNELLAKQLQQSIHENTPVLPESVAEQSELEPTLGFQRVLQQAIVHVRAAHTEGEVTPVDVLVAIMSEKDSHAVYFLESQSVNRLDVLRYLTLGNHNPVQNKNTEQNNEADAGKAEVKALENYTVNLNREALAGRIDPLIGRNEEMQRLIQTLCRRRKNNPLLVGEAGVGKTALAEGLAYMLVHDKVPESIKGSVVFSLDMGALLAGTKYRGDFEARMKAVIKELGELDKAVLFVDEIHTIIGAGSVSGGTMDASNLLKPALAKGSMRCIGATTYQEYRTIFDKDHALSRRFQKIDIVEPSVTETVQILQGLRPAFENFHQVRYTRGALQAAAELSARYINERFLPDKAIDIIDEAAAAQKTQPKSRQRKVIGRAEIEAIVAKVARIPETTVSHDDKQVLRFLADNLKAKVFGQDQAIDVLVASIKMARSGLKQPDKPIGSFLFAGPTGVGKTEVAKQLAQLLDLPLLRFDMSEYMEPHAVSRLIGSPPGYVGFEQGGLLTDAVNKQPYCVLLLDEIEKAHPDVFNVLLQVMDYANLTDNNGRSADFRNVILIMTTNAGAAELAKPNLGFTGKRGQVDSLAVIEKAFSPEFRNRLDAIVPFTALDQAIIAKVVDKFLLALEQQLLAKQVVAEFTPTLRSYLAKHGFDAALGARPMHRLIQERIRKLLADELLFGRLSEGGDVLIDYLPQSDEVKLVFSAANQSGSKKKESVTIE; translated from the coding sequence ATGATTTCGGCGCAACTAGAAAAAATTCTGCAGTATGTTTATGCCGAGGCTCGGAACCATGCGTTTGAGTTTATTGGTGTGGAGCATTTACTGCTCGGCCTGTTGCAGCAAAGTGAAGATGTGAGTGGGGTGCTACGGGCTGTAGGGGTGGATAATGAATTGCTAGCCAAACAGCTTCAGCAAAGTATTCATGAGAATACTCCGGTGTTGCCGGAAAGCGTAGCAGAGCAGTCTGAGTTGGAGCCTACGCTTGGATTTCAGCGTGTATTGCAGCAGGCAATTGTGCATGTACGTGCTGCGCATACTGAAGGTGAGGTGACACCTGTGGATGTTCTGGTGGCCATTATGTCAGAAAAGGACAGCCACGCTGTTTATTTTCTTGAATCGCAGTCGGTGAACCGTCTGGATGTGCTGCGCTATCTGACACTTGGTAATCATAATCCGGTTCAGAATAAAAATACTGAACAAAATAATGAGGCAGATGCGGGCAAGGCAGAAGTAAAAGCTTTAGAAAACTATACTGTTAATCTGAACAGGGAGGCTCTTGCCGGCCGAATTGACCCGCTTATTGGCCGTAATGAGGAGATGCAGCGCCTGATTCAGACTTTGTGCAGGCGGCGTAAGAATAATCCTTTACTGGTAGGTGAAGCCGGTGTGGGTAAAACGGCACTGGCAGAGGGGCTGGCTTATATGCTGGTACATGATAAGGTGCCAGAATCTATCAAAGGATCAGTGGTTTTTTCGCTGGATATGGGCGCTTTGCTTGCCGGTACTAAGTATCGCGGTGATTTTGAAGCACGGATGAAAGCCGTTATTAAAGAATTGGGCGAACTGGATAAGGCGGTATTGTTTGTAGATGAAATTCATACCATTATAGGTGCCGGCAGTGTGTCTGGCGGCACGATGGATGCGTCTAATTTGCTTAAGCCGGCATTGGCTAAAGGTAGTATGCGCTGTATTGGCGCCACAACTTATCAGGAATACCGTACTATTTTTGATAAGGATCATGCTTTAAGCCGACGATTTCAGAAAATAGATATTGTAGAACCATCGGTAACAGAAACGGTGCAGATATTACAAGGGTTGCGACCTGCATTTGAAAATTTCCATCAAGTACGCTATACGCGAGGTGCGCTTCAGGCAGCTGCTGAGTTGTCTGCTCGCTATATTAATGAGCGCTTTCTGCCAGATAAAGCTATTGATATTATAGATGAGGCCGCGGCAGCGCAAAAAACCCAGCCGAAATCCAGACAACGTAAAGTTATCGGCCGTGCTGAAATTGAGGCGATTGTGGCAAAAGTTGCACGTATTCCAGAAACCACCGTTTCACATGATGATAAGCAGGTATTGCGCTTTCTTGCTGATAATTTAAAAGCAAAAGTATTTGGACAAGATCAAGCTATTGATGTACTGGTGGCGTCGATTAAAATGGCGCGCTCTGGTCTCAAACAGCCTGATAAGCCGATTGGCAGCTTTTTGTTTGCCGGCCCGACCGGCGTTGGCAAAACTGAAGTTGCCAAACAGCTGGCGCAGCTGCTGGACTTGCCTTTGCTGCGGTTTGATATGTCGGAATATATGGAACCACATGCTGTTTCGCGTCTAATAGGTTCCCCGCCGGGTTATGTGGGCTTTGAGCAGGGCGGATTACTTACTGATGCAGTCAATAAGCAACCATATTGTGTGCTGCTGCTGGATGAAATTGAAAAGGCACATCCGGATGTGTTCAATGTGTTGTTGCAGGTGATGGATTATGCCAATCTTACGGATAATAATGGACGCAGTGCGGATTTCCGGAATGTTATTCTGATTATGACCACCAATGCCGGTGCTGCTGAATTGGCTAAGCCTAATTTGGGCTTTACAGGAAAGCGCGGACAAGTCGATAGTCTGGCCGTTATTGAGAAAGCGTTTTCGCCTGAATTCCGCAACCGTCTGGATGCAATTGTGCCATTTACGGCTCTGGATCAAGCGATAATTGCGAAAGTCGTGGATAAGTTTTTGTTGGCACTGGAGCAGCAGTTGCTGGCTAAACAGGTGGTGGCAGAATTCACACCAACTTTACGCAGCTATTTGGCCAAACACGGTTTTGATGCTGCATTGGGTGCTCGCCCCATGCACCGGTTGATTCAGGAGCGTATTCGTAAGCTGCTGGCTGATGAGTTGCTCTTCGGCCGTCTGAGTGAAGGAGGTGATGTATTGATTGATTATTTGCCGCAGTCTGATGAAGTGAAGCTGGTTTTTTCTGCCGCCAATCAATCCGGTTCAAAGAAAAAGGAATCGGTAACAATTGAATGA
- a CDS encoding sulfatase-like hydrolase/transferase: protein MKLTPRKHYALNVLLLLIYSIVMIYALAYPPNPNRIIETWLVSILLQRFCSRLWCIMMWLSAIIVLFYHPTATLYGRPSFGIVTSLLSTTASEASEYIAAISWHTYVMTIVLAAIPLLIMRFSRYTAVPRWRGYWAIPLVIVLMVMTIQTARKGYTTGGFALRAQPIEFLADAYLQPRAYFAELAKMKADLAKPDNWQISSSQQQYRNYVLIIGESARADYLHLYGFKYPDTPFLDRHASIIMDNMLSAGPNTPISLLHGLTLSHGKSFSIQNNVITLAKKAGMDTAWLSNQGALGQYDTSISTIAHQANHVTFLKTTGYDFGQRSYDNQLIEPLQKVLAQPLVAGQSRLIVLHIMGSHPNPCDRLPNPPQHYVENNNSNCYIDTIRQTDTLLSQIYTTLQQNGEPFSMLYFSDHGLSHDKNTFEKNSLVRSSSILRHNDHFYQNYHVPLVIINSGQPRQTHNQAQRSGLELLDGIAQWLGIRSPQLPFANQFFSTANSNNPQVLDFNQHLQSVKQLRNDPLPADLQ, encoded by the coding sequence ATGAAACTAACGCCCCGTAAACATTATGCACTGAATGTATTACTCTTACTTATTTACAGCATCGTAATGATTTATGCACTGGCCTACCCGCCAAATCCTAACCGCATAATTGAAACATGGCTGGTCAGCATATTATTGCAACGTTTCTGCTCACGACTATGGTGCATCATGATGTGGCTGAGCGCAATCATTGTTCTGTTCTATCATCCTACTGCTACTCTGTACGGAAGACCAAGTTTTGGTATCGTTACTTCATTACTTAGTACCACAGCCAGTGAAGCAAGTGAATACATAGCAGCCATATCATGGCATACCTATGTAATGACAATTGTTCTGGCCGCTATACCGCTACTCATTATGCGTTTCAGCCGCTATACGGCTGTCCCACGCTGGCGCGGCTACTGGGCTATTCCGCTTGTAATTGTACTAATGGTAATGACAATACAGACAGCGCGCAAAGGTTATACTACAGGTGGATTTGCACTACGTGCACAGCCAATAGAATTTCTGGCCGATGCTTATCTGCAACCGCGTGCCTACTTCGCCGAACTAGCAAAGATGAAAGCCGACTTAGCTAAACCAGATAATTGGCAAATTAGCAGTAGTCAACAGCAATACCGCAACTATGTATTGATTATTGGTGAAAGTGCCCGCGCAGATTATTTACATCTATACGGATTCAAATATCCAGACACCCCATTTCTGGACAGGCATGCCAGCATCATCATGGATAACATGCTGTCTGCCGGTCCCAATACGCCCATCTCGCTCTTACATGGCCTTACTCTCAGCCATGGTAAATCATTCTCAATTCAGAATAATGTGATTACTCTGGCGAAAAAAGCCGGTATGGATACAGCATGGTTGTCAAATCAGGGGGCACTTGGACAATACGATACATCCATTTCAACGATTGCTCATCAGGCCAATCACGTCACATTTCTAAAAACTACCGGCTACGATTTCGGCCAACGCAGTTATGATAATCAGCTCATTGAGCCATTGCAGAAAGTACTGGCTCAGCCTCTGGTTGCTGGTCAGTCCCGCCTGATTGTATTGCACATTATGGGTTCTCATCCCAATCCATGCGACCGGCTGCCCAACCCGCCACAGCACTATGTGGAAAATAACAACAGTAATTGCTATATCGACACCATTCGTCAGACAGACACTCTATTAAGCCAGATATATACAACATTGCAGCAAAATGGTGAGCCTTTCAGCATGTTGTATTTTAGTGACCATGGCCTGAGTCATGACAAAAACACCTTTGAGAAAAACAGTTTAGTACGTTCTTCAAGCATCCTGCGCCACAACGACCATTTTTATCAGAATTATCATGTCCCGCTAGTCATTATCAACAGTGGTCAGCCTCGGCAGACACACAATCAGGCTCAGCGTAGTGGGCTGGAACTATTAGACGGAATTGCACAATGGCTGGGCATCCGCTCACCACAACTACCATTTGCCAATCAGTTTTTCAGCACGGCAAACAGTAACAATCCGCAGGTTCTCGACTTCAACCAGCATTTACAATCCGTCAAACAGCTGCGGAATGATCCTTTGCCTGCAGATTTACAGTAA